Proteins from one Gimesia maris genomic window:
- a CDS encoding AAA family ATPase: MAQSTLPEQSEKYVQKLSLLRKNLSSVIRGKSESIDMMMVALLSNGSVLMEDVPGTGKTTLAKALARSLDVPFNRVQFTPDLLPTDILGSSIYNPVDGTFHFREGPIFCNILLADEINRASPRTQSALLEAMSEAQATIEGVRYLLPSPFFVLATQNPVDFHGTYPLPEAQLDRFLIHLQLGYPDAENEIDILFSQSTEHPVDHLERVLNHEEVVQMQDQVKTVHVDQSVARYMIDLVNTTRNDPRLKLGVSPRGSLMLFRASQAIAFLKGRNYVLPDDVQHMAEYVLAHRLILTSKAKYSSITKLDVVKDIVNKVKVPT, from the coding sequence ATGGCGCAATCCACGTTGCCGGAGCAAAGCGAAAAATACGTTCAGAAACTGAGCCTGTTAAGGAAGAATCTGAGCAGCGTGATACGTGGTAAATCAGAGAGCATCGACATGATGATGGTGGCGTTGCTCTCGAACGGTTCAGTCCTGATGGAAGACGTGCCTGGCACGGGTAAAACCACTCTGGCGAAAGCACTGGCCCGCTCCCTGGACGTCCCTTTCAACCGGGTGCAGTTTACGCCTGATCTGCTGCCGACCGATATTCTTGGTTCTTCGATTTATAATCCCGTAGATGGCACGTTTCATTTCCGGGAAGGCCCGATTTTCTGTAATATCCTGCTGGCAGATGAAATCAATCGTGCTTCGCCGCGGACGCAGTCTGCGTTGCTGGAAGCAATGAGTGAAGCGCAGGCGACGATTGAAGGCGTGCGTTATCTGTTGCCTTCTCCTTTCTTCGTGCTGGCGACGCAGAATCCGGTGGACTTTCACGGCACGTATCCACTGCCGGAAGCACAGCTGGACCGCTTTCTGATTCACCTGCAACTGGGTTATCCCGATGCGGAAAATGAAATTGATATTTTATTTTCGCAGTCAACGGAACATCCGGTGGATCATCTGGAACGGGTGTTGAATCACGAAGAAGTGGTTCAGATGCAGGATCAGGTCAAAACGGTGCACGTTGATCAGAGTGTAGCCCGCTACATGATCGACCTGGTGAATACGACTCGCAATGATCCTCGATTAAAATTAGGCGTCAGCCCCCGTGGTTCGCTGATGCTGTTTCGGGCATCCCAGGCGATCGCGTTTCTGAAAGGTCGAAATTATGTATTGCCCGATGATGTGCAGCATATGGCTGAGTATGTATTGGCGCACCGGCTGATATTAACTTCAAAAGCAAAATACAGCAGTATTACCAAGTTGGATGTCGTGAAGGATATCGTAAATAAAGTAAAAGTGCCTACGTAG
- a CDS encoding DUF58 domain-containing protein: MHVSEYDPYSSKIRKKDSFTNRLLLVRMHKHYWYYRMTYPGKILLFGFFLSGIGTISVSVPIYNLFSVLMALILVDGIASWIFRPRCDLQGDFPAQTTAGQPAVGHFTVTNRGWLPIYDMAVAFRWLERPLSQADRDDTLGCLSRGESVDVTVTIDAPQRGFYALPKLGVHTLFPFHLNRSGNAALPGKSLLVLPAFHQLTSVDLPVGSKFQPGGIALTSNVGESPEYIGNREYVPGEPARRLDFRSWARLGKPVVREYQEEYYCRIALILDTYMPPEPWLIEKLKSIGERYQPISSVKPPMNVLEAGISLTASIADALSRGEYLIDLFAAGPELYVFRAGRHTAHFDNVLEILSCVDRCLDDPFETIGPAVFEELSNVSTAVCIFLDWDEQREQMARAVLDSGSSLKTIIIHEGETTLPYNADEFGPAYQFTPDEIAKGKVESL; encoded by the coding sequence ATGCATGTCTCGGAATACGATCCATATTCATCTAAGATCAGAAAAAAAGATTCGTTTACCAACCGCCTGCTGCTCGTGCGGATGCACAAGCATTACTGGTATTACCGCATGACCTATCCGGGAAAGATCCTGCTGTTTGGATTTTTTCTGTCTGGTATCGGCACAATTTCTGTTTCCGTTCCGATTTACAACCTGTTCAGCGTGCTGATGGCGTTGATTCTGGTAGACGGAATTGCTTCCTGGATCTTTCGTCCCCGCTGTGATCTGCAGGGAGATTTTCCTGCCCAGACGACGGCCGGCCAGCCTGCTGTCGGACATTTCACTGTGACGAACCGGGGCTGGTTACCCATTTATGATATGGCTGTTGCATTTCGCTGGCTGGAACGACCACTCTCACAGGCAGATCGGGACGACACACTGGGATGTCTGTCGCGAGGAGAATCGGTCGACGTTACGGTCACCATTGATGCACCGCAGCGCGGATTTTATGCGCTGCCAAAGCTGGGCGTTCATACGCTGTTCCCGTTTCATCTCAACCGTTCGGGAAACGCGGCATTGCCCGGAAAATCATTGCTGGTACTGCCTGCTTTTCATCAGTTGACCAGCGTCGATCTGCCAGTAGGCAGTAAGTTTCAACCGGGGGGGATCGCGTTGACGTCCAACGTGGGTGAATCACCTGAGTATATTGGTAACCGGGAATATGTTCCGGGTGAGCCTGCCCGCCGTCTTGATTTTCGGTCGTGGGCGCGGCTGGGCAAGCCTGTGGTGCGAGAGTATCAGGAAGAATATTACTGCCGGATCGCTTTGATTCTGGATACTTATATGCCTCCCGAACCCTGGTTGATCGAGAAGCTGAAATCGATTGGTGAGCGTTATCAGCCGATTTCTTCTGTAAAACCGCCGATGAATGTTCTTGAAGCCGGAATCAGCCTGACCGCATCTATTGCCGATGCGCTGTCGCGAGGAGAATATCTGATCGACCTGTTCGCTGCAGGGCCGGAGTTATATGTATTTCGTGCCGGCCGGCATACCGCACACTTTGACAATGTGCTGGAAATTCTGTCGTGTGTTGACCGTTGCCTGGATGATCCGTTCGAGACGATTGGCCCGGCTGTGTTTGAAGAGTTATCCAATGTCTCGACCGCGGTCTGTATTTTCCTGGACTGGGACGAACAGCGGGAGCAGATGGCACGTGCCGTGCTGGATTCCGGCTCGAGTCTGAAGACGATCATTATCCATGAAGGTGAAACGACGCTGCCTTATAATGCGGATGAGTTTGGACCCGCTTACCAGTTCACTCCGGACGAGATCGCGAAGGGCAAGGTGGAATCGCTATGA
- a CDS encoding transglutaminase-like domain-containing protein: MNAQRTIAFTMISLECATFGVLSETLFFPFSIIVLAALSYVPLLRYPFSRRQVFWTTSMLAILFMAKYMMYQHEFGLDRLAIRTPLAYAAAQFVITVQLRQMFDRHFDRFLPNSFPLFGIVAYILIGDILVYGSKGRYYQVLVFGYILLTGMFYQWGHPVRKPVKPEKKRWSVYVFRSGIFVVICLMGWLTATGLDRYERELDQLYYRLIEPRAGGLTSRAGFSTISRLGSLSKQFDAGAEQIKLRVQSTDEPGYFRGRAFVQFFNSEWHSEIGNHNAAIIAVPPAGVQASVPQDGTWFQIGQAQSSNWIEYQVWSEEAGHIFAPLNTPLVYAVAHSVQYDSQDILTSRSMESGFPYSLYFPRRQLPHRPEPEPALKRLLQLPYNISPEIQKLSHEVFAGCHTPAAKIERVQAYFQNGYEYELGISIPPGVDPITYFLLEKPKAHCEYFASGTALLLRLAGVPCRYVTGYVVRERNHYDQYWVARNRHAHAWVEAWDPERGWVTVESTPSAGQPEYYAPSGTRQYWESFIGQFARLKTALQQGQWTLALAEAQLPLMLLVLGVVLWFVLRWVFYFILKIVQERAAFKKYPVHIQELHLLLAQMDRLLAKQKLVRKPGETLMQFSRRIQNQAVSQWYETYARSRFMAENESATVLVIQLRQQLQECRGQKKL; this comes from the coding sequence ATGAATGCGCAACGTACCATCGCGTTCACAATGATCAGCCTGGAATGTGCTACGTTTGGGGTTCTGTCTGAGACGCTGTTCTTTCCTTTCAGTATCATTGTACTGGCCGCATTGTCCTATGTGCCTCTGCTGCGCTACCCGTTTTCGCGACGTCAGGTATTCTGGACGACCAGTATGCTGGCCATTCTGTTTATGGCCAAATACATGATGTATCAGCATGAATTCGGTCTGGACCGACTGGCAATCCGCACTCCCCTGGCTTATGCCGCAGCTCAGTTTGTCATCACCGTGCAGCTACGACAGATGTTCGACCGTCATTTTGATCGTTTTCTACCGAATTCGTTTCCTCTGTTTGGAATCGTAGCATATATTCTGATCGGCGATATTCTGGTGTATGGATCGAAGGGACGATACTATCAGGTTCTTGTTTTTGGCTACATCCTGTTGACCGGGATGTTCTATCAATGGGGGCATCCTGTCCGGAAGCCAGTTAAGCCGGAAAAGAAACGCTGGTCTGTCTATGTGTTTCGTTCAGGAATTTTCGTTGTGATCTGTCTGATGGGCTGGTTGACGGCGACGGGCCTGGATCGGTACGAACGCGAACTGGATCAGTTGTATTACCGGTTGATCGAGCCGCGTGCGGGAGGGCTGACGTCGCGTGCCGGGTTCTCAACGATTTCACGCCTCGGGAGCCTGAGCAAACAGTTTGATGCGGGTGCGGAACAGATCAAACTGCGTGTGCAGTCAACCGATGAACCAGGCTATTTTCGCGGGCGCGCGTTTGTGCAGTTTTTCAATTCTGAGTGGCATTCAGAAATCGGAAATCATAATGCTGCCATCATCGCAGTTCCTCCCGCCGGTGTGCAGGCCAGTGTGCCTCAGGACGGAACCTGGTTTCAGATCGGGCAGGCTCAGTCATCCAACTGGATCGAATATCAGGTCTGGTCTGAGGAGGCCGGGCATATTTTTGCTCCTCTGAATACGCCACTGGTTTATGCCGTTGCTCATAGCGTGCAGTATGACAGCCAGGATATTCTGACGTCGCGTTCAATGGAAAGCGGCTTTCCCTACTCGCTTTATTTTCCGCGTCGCCAGTTACCGCATCGTCCTGAACCGGAGCCGGCTTTAAAGCGGTTGTTGCAGTTACCATACAATATTTCACCAGAGATTCAAAAACTGTCACATGAGGTATTTGCCGGCTGTCATACACCGGCTGCAAAGATCGAACGGGTTCAGGCTTATTTTCAAAATGGTTATGAATATGAACTGGGGATTTCGATACCCCCGGGAGTCGATCCGATTACGTACTTTCTGCTGGAGAAACCCAAAGCTCACTGTGAGTATTTTGCTTCCGGGACCGCACTGCTGTTGCGGCTGGCTGGTGTCCCGTGTCGATACGTGACAGGTTATGTGGTGCGGGAACGGAACCATTACGATCAGTACTGGGTGGCCCGAAATCGACATGCACATGCCTGGGTAGAAGCCTGGGATCCGGAGCGTGGCTGGGTGACCGTAGAATCGACACCCTCTGCGGGACAACCTGAATATTATGCACCCAGTGGAACACGCCAGTACTGGGAATCTTTTATAGGCCAGTTCGCCCGTCTCAAGACAGCGTTGCAGCAGGGGCAATGGACCCTGGCGCTTGCGGAAGCACAACTTCCTCTGATGCTGCTGGTCCTGGGAGTGGTTCTCTGGTTTGTACTTCGCTGGGTGTTTTATTTCATATTGAAAATAGTACAGGAGCGTGCCGCCTTTAAGAAATACCCCGTTCATATTCAGGAACTGCACCTGCTGCTGGCGCAAATGGATCGCCTGCTGGCAAAACAGAAACTGGTGCGAAAGCCGGGGGAAACTCTGATGCAGTTTTCCCGGCGGATTCAAAATCAGGCTGTCTCTCAGTGGTATGAGACGTATGCCCGCAGCCGATTTATGGCTGAAAATGAATCAGCAACGGTACTTGTGATTCAGCTCAGGCAGCAGTTACAGGAATGTCGCGGTCAAAAAAAGCTGTGA
- a CDS encoding metallophosphoesterase family protein codes for MKLFSILFFVYFVPTYVSAAEIQRVWLTHQSQQPDKMVVNWSSPLPGNSIVHYGLNQKSMATVKVEESTTLHHVEIPLTASDVLYHYRVQTGKQHSYMATFKACPTDSLRVAIVADWQSRPDLSSLLKDDVHLLLTAGDNISNLWQTCGPGKPDCIQPYLKLIAAYPELFRSTPFMPVLGNHDREVYPRGKKPPEHAVYDVDATAFRRFFALPDEEWKWKFDIPNFNIRFVGLDFNHISDIGTTWQTCHPLDRNSEQFRWYESITQNPPGHLVTLYNERNATMRGQLQGEWQKLFQRGTLCVTGFGYFAERAEVGGITYYNSSLSGTGTQYADPHSKFLAGKDSYLLLTCDRNSGVLTVELKSLKNEVLDRQRFSPRSK; via the coding sequence ATGAAATTGTTTTCGATTTTATTCTTTGTCTACTTTGTACCGACATACGTTTCTGCCGCTGAAATCCAACGCGTCTGGCTGACCCATCAATCCCAGCAGCCTGACAAAATGGTAGTCAACTGGTCGAGCCCATTGCCTGGTAATTCAATCGTCCATTACGGACTGAATCAAAAGTCAATGGCAACCGTGAAAGTAGAAGAATCGACAACCCTGCATCATGTGGAAATCCCGCTCACCGCCAGTGATGTGCTCTACCACTATCGGGTCCAGACGGGAAAGCAGCATTCCTACATGGCAACCTTTAAAGCCTGTCCCACCGATTCGCTCCGCGTCGCCATCGTTGCTGACTGGCAGTCACGTCCTGATCTATCGAGCCTGCTGAAAGACGATGTCCACCTGCTGCTGACCGCCGGAGATAACATCAGCAATCTCTGGCAGACCTGCGGTCCCGGAAAGCCGGACTGCATTCAACCTTACCTCAAACTGATTGCCGCCTATCCCGAACTGTTTCGATCAACGCCTTTTATGCCTGTCCTGGGAAATCATGATCGGGAAGTTTATCCACGGGGCAAAAAACCGCCGGAACATGCTGTCTACGATGTGGACGCGACCGCATTTCGCCGCTTTTTTGCACTACCTGATGAAGAATGGAAGTGGAAATTTGATATCCCGAATTTTAACATCCGGTTCGTCGGACTTGATTTCAATCACATCTCTGATATAGGCACGACCTGGCAGACCTGTCACCCCCTGGATCGAAATTCGGAACAGTTCCGCTGGTACGAATCCATAACGCAAAATCCTCCCGGGCATCTGGTGACACTCTACAACGAACGCAATGCCACCATGCGCGGTCAACTGCAGGGTGAGTGGCAGAAGCTGTTTCAGCGGGGAACACTCTGCGTGACCGGGTTCGGTTATTTTGCCGAAAGGGCCGAAGTTGGCGGTATCACGTATTACAATTCGTCACTCAGTGGCACAGGGACACAGTACGCCGACCCGCATTCAAAGTTCCTGGCCGGCAAAGACAGTTACCTGCTGTTGACCTGTGATCGAAATTCGGGGGTGCTGACCGTGGAATTGAAAAGTCTGAAAAATGAAGTGCTGGACCGCCAGCGTTTTTCACCACGTTCAAAATAA
- a CDS encoding Gfo/Idh/MocA family protein: MSDSVNRRTFLGQTAAAATAASFAAPAILSAANNAPSKKVTIGIMGMQRGLALAKIFGALDGVEIKYVCDTDDTRLTNAAKTVEKATTKAPQAIGDFRKILDDKEVDALIVAPPNHWHSPATILGCSAGKNVYVEKPCSHNPKEGEMMVAAARKNKKAVQMGSQRRSSASIQEGIQKVKEGAIGDVYLARAFYESARGSIGTGKPAAVPGELNYDLWQGPAPRQKYVDNLIHYNWHWFWKYGNGELGNNGVHSLDLCRWGLDVDYPTRVVSSGGRYAYDDDQQTPDTHVVGYEFGDKKQITWQGTSCNRHKNDFVTFFGSKGTLILGISGGYRILDAKDKEIEKVDGNQGLREHAQNFIDAIRNNEPLNLNAEIEIGHKSTLLCHVGNIAHRTGRTLNCDPANGHIQNDEEAMTLWTREYEPGWEPKV; this comes from the coding sequence ATGTCCGATTCGGTTAATCGTCGTACTTTTCTCGGTCAAACGGCGGCAGCAGCCACTGCTGCCAGCTTCGCAGCACCGGCCATCCTCTCAGCCGCCAATAATGCCCCCAGTAAAAAAGTCACCATTGGCATCATGGGGATGCAGCGCGGCCTTGCACTCGCTAAAATCTTTGGCGCCCTGGATGGTGTCGAAATCAAATATGTCTGTGATACCGACGATACCCGCCTGACTAACGCTGCCAAAACAGTCGAAAAAGCGACGACAAAAGCACCACAGGCGATCGGGGACTTCCGCAAAATTCTGGACGACAAAGAAGTCGACGCCCTGATCGTTGCCCCCCCGAACCACTGGCATTCCCCCGCCACCATCCTGGGTTGTTCAGCCGGCAAAAACGTGTATGTCGAAAAGCCCTGCAGCCATAACCCCAAAGAAGGGGAAATGATGGTCGCCGCCGCCCGCAAGAACAAAAAAGCGGTTCAGATGGGCAGCCAGCGCCGCAGTAGTGCCTCCATCCAGGAAGGGATTCAAAAAGTCAAAGAGGGAGCCATCGGCGATGTCTATCTCGCTCGTGCTTTTTACGAAAGTGCCCGTGGTTCTATCGGCACAGGCAAGCCAGCTGCGGTCCCCGGCGAACTCAACTACGATCTCTGGCAGGGACCTGCTCCCCGTCAGAAATATGTGGACAACCTGATTCATTATAACTGGCACTGGTTCTGGAAGTATGGTAACGGTGAACTGGGTAACAACGGCGTACATTCTCTGGACCTCTGTCGCTGGGGACTGGATGTCGACTATCCAACCCGCGTCGTCTCCAGTGGTGGTCGCTATGCCTACGACGATGATCAGCAGACCCCCGACACCCATGTCGTCGGATACGAATTCGGCGATAAAAAGCAGATCACCTGGCAGGGTACCAGTTGCAATCGTCACAAAAATGACTTTGTCACCTTCTTTGGCAGCAAGGGAACTTTGATCCTCGGCATTTCCGGTGGTTACCGCATCCTGGACGCCAAGGACAAAGAAATTGAAAAAGTCGACGGCAACCAGGGCTTGCGTGAACATGCTCAGAACTTCATTGATGCCATCCGCAACAATGAACCTCTGAATCTGAATGCAGAAATCGAAATTGGCCATAAGAGCACACTGCTCTGCCACGTCGGGAACATCGCACATCGTACCGGTCGTACGCTGAACTGTGATCCTGCCAACGGTCATATTCAGAATGACGAAGAAGCCATGACCCTCTGGACCCGCGAATACGAACCAGGCTGGGAACCCAAGGTCTAA
- a CDS encoding phosphoglycerate dehydrogenase — protein MPRVICTAKMCEFGPHFEILQAAGFEVDTVPTEVDLRKEPHRVVEQVQGYDAVLAGAEIYSREVLQQLPDLKVISRYGVGFDAVDLAAADAQNIVVTITPGVNHHSVAEQAFALLMGIARMTRTQDRAVRSGEWERELTPRVWGSTIGIVGLGRIGQAVATRAIGMGMHVLAYDPFPNEEFAKTHQIKLLSLEELLKQSDYVTLHLPVTPETIDIINRDTLALMKPGSVLINTARGGLIDENALVEALESGHLRGAGLDVFKKEPLPVESPLIKLENVLLSCHTGGLDQESHRDAYAMAAQNIVKLHQGEWPVECVMNLKETTGWKWS, from the coding sequence ATGCCTCGTGTCATCTGTACTGCCAAAATGTGTGAATTCGGCCCGCATTTCGAAATCCTGCAGGCCGCCGGTTTTGAAGTCGACACGGTTCCCACGGAAGTCGATCTCCGCAAAGAACCACATCGCGTGGTCGAACAGGTTCAGGGATATGATGCCGTCCTCGCCGGTGCCGAAATCTATTCCCGTGAAGTACTGCAACAGCTGCCTGACCTGAAAGTGATCTCACGCTACGGGGTCGGCTTTGACGCCGTCGACCTGGCAGCCGCGGATGCACAAAATATTGTGGTGACCATCACACCCGGCGTGAATCATCACTCCGTCGCGGAACAGGCCTTCGCTTTGCTCATGGGCATCGCCCGCATGACACGCACACAGGACCGTGCCGTTCGCAGCGGCGAATGGGAGCGGGAATTAACACCACGCGTCTGGGGAAGTACGATCGGCATCGTCGGCCTGGGTCGCATCGGTCAGGCCGTCGCCACCCGCGCCATCGGCATGGGCATGCACGTGCTGGCCTACGATCCGTTCCCCAATGAAGAATTTGCCAAAACGCATCAGATTAAATTGCTCAGCCTCGAAGAACTGTTGAAACAATCAGACTACGTCACTCTGCATCTGCCTGTCACCCCCGAGACCATCGACATCATCAACCGGGATACACTCGCCCTCATGAAACCGGGATCCGTACTGATCAATACGGCCCGTGGGGGACTGATTGATGAAAATGCATTGGTGGAAGCACTTGAATCGGGGCACTTGCGGGGCGCAGGACTCGATGTTTTCAAAAAAGAACCATTGCCTGTTGAAAGTCCACTGATCAAACTGGAAAATGTACTGTTAAGCTGCCATACCGGCGGACTCGATCAGGAATCGCATCGGGACGCCTATGCGATGGCGGCTCAGAATATCGTCAAACTGCATCAGGGTGAATGGCCGGTTGAGTGTGTGATGAACCTGAAAGAGACGACCGGCTGGAAATGGTCCTGA
- a CDS encoding HD domain-containing protein, with translation MNEKIELSLCDVLSLSKTPGERVTSLFELMQDHGQSFYDESVTQLEHALQAAHLAKTSHATMEQITAALLHDIGHFLMDEHDEQNHFLAEDWQHETVGAQQLAPFFGKAVTEPIFLHVPAKRYLCSVNADYFNGLSRASQRSYELQGGLMTDAEIAEFEQNPFHHTAVLLRRWDDGAKVKGLKVPDLQEYHTEVESCLEHS, from the coding sequence ATGAATGAAAAAATCGAACTCTCACTCTGTGATGTCTTATCACTCAGTAAAACACCCGGCGAACGAGTAACCTCACTCTTCGAGTTGATGCAGGATCACGGACAGAGCTTTTACGATGAATCCGTTACACAGCTGGAACACGCACTGCAGGCGGCCCATCTCGCGAAAACAAGTCACGCGACGATGGAACAGATCACCGCGGCTCTGCTGCATGACATCGGCCATTTTCTGATGGACGAACACGACGAACAGAATCACTTCCTCGCGGAAGACTGGCAGCACGAAACTGTCGGCGCACAGCAGCTGGCTCCCTTCTTCGGCAAAGCGGTCACCGAACCCATCTTTCTGCATGTTCCCGCCAAACGCTATCTCTGCTCAGTCAATGCAGACTATTTCAACGGTCTCTCCCGGGCCTCTCAGCGGAGTTATGAACTTCAGGGGGGGCTGATGACAGACGCTGAAATCGCAGAATTCGAACAGAACCCGTTTCATCACACCGCCGTTTTACTCAGACGCTGGGACGATGGAGCCAAAGTCAAAGGGCTGAAGGTACCAGACTTGCAGGAATACCACACAGAAGTGGAAAGTTGCCTGGAACATTCCTGA
- a CDS encoding phytanoyl-CoA dioxygenase family protein, which yields MNTTLTDSQLDRWNQTGYIKLPEFLSEAETQNLREWVEEISAWPADDEKWMHHFEQTPSGVRPARTEYILAFHAGIRQLLTQGKIPDCAGALMGEPAILYKEKINYKYPGGGGYAAHQDAPAYEFIRNHITCSIAVDAATPENGCLFFTPELHQRGLLHLDKNGCIDREYADTLDWEPVPMQPGDALFFSSYAPHKSPPNETQQPRRTLYLTYNALAEGDLREEYYADKRRSFAQVDTTGGEKLKISKIGHFDGKPAQQT from the coding sequence ATGAACACAACTCTGACTGACTCACAACTCGACCGCTGGAATCAAACCGGCTATATCAAGCTCCCGGAATTTCTCTCGGAAGCTGAAACACAGAACCTGCGTGAATGGGTCGAAGAAATCAGCGCCTGGCCTGCCGACGACGAAAAGTGGATGCATCACTTCGAACAGACACCATCTGGCGTGAGACCCGCACGCACGGAATACATTCTGGCCTTTCATGCTGGCATTCGACAGCTACTCACTCAGGGAAAAATCCCTGACTGTGCCGGCGCGTTAATGGGAGAGCCTGCAATTCTGTATAAGGAAAAAATCAACTACAAATACCCGGGGGGCGGCGGCTATGCCGCACATCAGGATGCTCCCGCGTATGAATTCATCCGCAATCATATCACCTGCTCCATCGCCGTCGATGCCGCAACTCCCGAAAACGGCTGTCTTTTCTTTACACCCGAACTGCATCAGCGGGGACTGCTGCATCTGGATAAAAATGGCTGTATCGACCGTGAATACGCTGACACGCTGGACTGGGAACCTGTGCCCATGCAACCCGGCGACGCATTGTTCTTCAGTTCTTATGCGCCGCATAAAAGTCCGCCCAACGAAACGCAGCAACCGCGTCGGACGCTCTACCTCACTTACAACGCTCTCGCGGAAGGCGACCTGAGGGAAGAATATTACGCCGACAAACGACGTTCGTTCGCACAGGTTGATACAACCGGAGGCGAGAAACTGAAAATCAGCAAAATTGGTCATTTTGATGGAAAGCCAGCGCAGCAAACATGA
- a CDS encoding DUF5690 family protein yields MRFQSEYISTRLEQSNRGVLTAWSVVAAFTTYFCMYAFRKPFTVAQYEDLVFWGVGYKVILLFAQVSGYALSKLIGVKVISEMTPHRRAAMILSLIAVAHLALLPYAIAPYWLKPVFLFCNGLPLGMVFGCVFAFLEGRRVTEAMAAGLCASFIMASGTVKSAGAILMQSYGVSEFWMPFLTGALFWLPLLAGVWMLEQIPPPSELDVTARSKRSPFNGIERRQFYSRNALGLTVLILLMVLLTIFRSVRDDYAAEIWSGFGVEKPQIFAQSEFLVAIVVIALSAVVVFIGANYRAFLTGMIMVGLGFGCALATTLYYWGTTVWTEAAAFQFMVLIGISLYVPYVLFHTTIYERVIAMIRDKSNVGYLLYLGDFAGYISTVILMVIVNLIFQKNLDFVALLFWLALIISPVSIAGTLVVIWYFRQKQTVSETAHLLELEPETSLTPNTGAVS; encoded by the coding sequence ATGCGATTTCAATCAGAGTATATCTCGACGCGCCTGGAACAGAGCAATCGAGGTGTCCTGACCGCCTGGTCTGTGGTCGCAGCATTTACCACTTACTTCTGCATGTATGCGTTTCGGAAGCCTTTTACCGTCGCGCAATATGAAGACCTGGTATTCTGGGGAGTCGGCTATAAAGTCATTCTGCTGTTTGCCCAGGTCAGCGGTTATGCCCTCTCCAAACTGATCGGCGTCAAGGTCATCTCCGAAATGACGCCACACCGCCGGGCTGCCATGATTCTGTCGCTGATCGCTGTCGCTCACCTGGCACTGCTGCCGTATGCGATTGCCCCTTACTGGCTGAAGCCTGTATTTCTGTTCTGTAATGGCTTACCGCTGGGCATGGTCTTTGGCTGCGTCTTTGCTTTCCTCGAAGGACGGCGTGTCACCGAAGCGATGGCCGCCGGCTTGTGCGCCAGTTTTATCATGGCTTCCGGAACGGTTAAATCCGCGGGTGCCATTCTGATGCAGTCCTATGGCGTCTCCGAATTCTGGATGCCTTTTCTCACCGGTGCCCTGTTCTGGCTCCCGCTCTTAGCGGGAGTCTGGATGCTGGAGCAAATCCCCCCGCCCAGCGAACTGGATGTAACCGCCCGCTCCAAACGCTCCCCCTTTAATGGAATCGAACGCAGACAGTTTTACTCCCGCAATGCGCTGGGATTAACCGTATTGATTTTACTCATGGTCTTGCTCACCATCTTTCGCAGTGTGCGCGATGACTATGCTGCCGAAATCTGGTCGGGATTCGGCGTTGAAAAACCGCAGATTTTTGCTCAGTCAGAATTCCTGGTCGCCATTGTAGTCATTGCTTTGAGCGCGGTCGTCGTCTTCATTGGCGCCAACTATCGCGCCTTTCTGACAGGCATGATCATGGTCGGGCTCGGCTTCGGATGTGCGCTGGCAACTACCCTCTACTACTGGGGAACCACTGTCTGGACCGAAGCCGCGGCGTTCCAGTTCATGGTGCTGATCGGCATCAGTCTGTATGTGCCTTATGTCCTGTTTCATACCACCATCTATGAACGGGTCATCGCCATGATCCGCGACAAAAGCAACGTCGGATACCTGCTCTATCTTGGAGATTTTGCAGGCTACATCAGCACGGTGATCCTGATGGTCATCGTCAATCTCATCTTTCAGAAGAATCTGGATTTCGTAGCCCTCCTGTTCTGGCTGGCACTGATTATTTCGCCTGTCTCCATCGCAGGGACACTGGTCGTCATCTGGTACTTTCGCCAGAAACAGACCGTCAGTGAAACCGCACACCTACTGGAACTGGAACCCGAAACCAGCCTGACTCCCAATACAGGTGCCGTATCATGA